Proteins encoded within one genomic window of Synechococcus sp. PCC 7335:
- the adhE gene encoding bifunctional acetaldehyde-CoA/alcohol dehydrogenase translates to MINPSTTQPSQIASSPASQAKVSQAKVNSLDALEMLISSVKAAQIEYASYSQEQVDHIFKMAALAANTARLPLAKQAVAETGMGVVEDKVIKNHFASEIIYNKYKHEKTCGIIESDPTFGIQKIAEPMGILAGIVPVTNPTSTAIFKTLIALKTRNAIILSPHPRARECTIAAARTVLEAAVKAGAPASIIGWIDQPSIELSQALMSHNAVSLVLATGGPSMVKAAYSSGHPSLGVGAGNTPALIDESADLRTAVSSILLSKTFDNGMICASEQSVVAESTVYESIKEEFLSRGAYFTTPEEQQRLADKILSNGRLNPEIVGQPVANLAKMVGIQVPKDTRVLIAEVEEIGPDEPLSYEKLTPILAMYRATDFDDGLDKVQKLVTFAGRGHTAVLYTKPDNTDHIQQFESLVETSRVLINTPASQGAIGDLYNFRLDPSLTLGCGSWGGNSLSANVEPRHLLNVKTVAERRENMLWFRVPPKIYFKSGSLPVALSELSDRERAFIVTDKPLYDLGMTNMVEETLGSIGIKSQIFYDVEPDPSLDTVQRGVAMMQQFQPDVIIAIGGGSPMDAAKIMWLMYEHPDIAFDGLAMRFMDIRKRVYELPPLGEKAILVAVPTTSGTGSEVTPFAVVTDRKTGIKYPLADYALTPTMAIVDPDLVSNLPKSLTAFGGVDALTHALEVYTSVMASEFTNGLALEAIQLIFKYLPRAYSNGANDPEAREKMHYASTIAGLAFANGFLGICHSMAHQLGATFHIPHGLANALMISHVIRYNATDAPFKQATFSQYKYPNAKWRYAQVADHLHLGGTTDDEKVNRLIGAIEQLKAQVDIPTSISAALTIPADEFYAQVDAIADHAFDDQCTLANPRYPLISDLQQLIVQAYRGDSPLVVGGFTERFQAIEEETESEAKTVV, encoded by the coding sequence ATGATCAATCCTTCTACAACCCAACCTTCTCAAATAGCATCTTCCCCAGCAAGTCAGGCTAAGGTAAGCCAAGCTAAAGTCAATAGTCTTGATGCCTTAGAGATGCTCATCTCATCTGTGAAGGCTGCCCAGATTGAATATGCTAGCTATTCACAAGAGCAGGTCGATCATATTTTTAAGATGGCTGCGCTTGCTGCCAACACAGCCCGTCTACCTTTAGCTAAGCAAGCCGTTGCAGAAACAGGTATGGGCGTTGTAGAAGATAAGGTAATTAAGAATCACTTTGCCTCTGAGATTATCTACAACAAATACAAGCACGAGAAGACCTGCGGTATTATTGAATCCGATCCTACGTTTGGCATTCAAAAGATCGCTGAGCCAATGGGGATTTTGGCAGGGATTGTACCGGTTACTAATCCAACCTCTACAGCCATCTTTAAAACCTTAATTGCTCTCAAAACTCGCAACGCAATTATTCTCTCTCCTCACCCTAGAGCAAGAGAATGTACTATTGCCGCTGCGCGCACCGTATTGGAAGCAGCCGTTAAAGCTGGCGCACCGGCTTCTATCATTGGCTGGATTGATCAGCCTTCGATAGAACTTTCTCAAGCACTGATGAGTCATAACGCAGTGAGCTTGGTGCTAGCCACAGGCGGTCCTAGCATGGTAAAAGCGGCTTACTCTTCGGGGCATCCTTCTCTAGGCGTTGGGGCAGGTAACACACCTGCACTGATCGATGAGAGTGCGGATTTAAGAACAGCAGTATCGTCAATTCTACTGAGCAAAACATTTGATAACGGCATGATCTGTGCCAGTGAACAGTCTGTGGTGGCTGAAAGCACAGTTTATGAAAGTATTAAAGAAGAGTTCTTGAGCCGTGGTGCTTACTTTACGACACCAGAAGAGCAACAGCGACTAGCAGACAAAATCTTATCAAACGGTCGACTGAATCCAGAGATTGTCGGGCAGCCGGTGGCTAATTTAGCGAAGATGGTGGGCATTCAGGTTCCTAAGGATACTCGCGTTCTAATTGCTGAAGTTGAAGAGATTGGCCCCGATGAGCCGCTGTCCTACGAGAAACTAACACCGATCTTGGCAATGTATCGGGCAACAGACTTCGACGATGGTTTAGACAAAGTTCAGAAGCTAGTGACCTTTGCCGGGCGTGGCCATACAGCGGTACTATATACCAAACCAGATAATACTGACCATATTCAACAGTTTGAATCACTGGTAGAAACCAGCCGCGTGCTGATCAATACGCCCGCCTCTCAGGGGGCGATTGGCGACCTTTATAACTTTAGGCTCGATCCATCTTTGACACTGGGTTGTGGGAGCTGGGGCGGTAACTCGCTGAGTGCAAATGTGGAACCGCGCCACCTGCTGAATGTGAAGACGGTGGCCGAGCGAAGAGAGAATATGCTGTGGTTCCGGGTGCCGCCGAAGATCTACTTCAAGTCGGGATCGCTACCGGTCGCTTTGAGTGAATTGAGCGATCGCGAACGAGCCTTCATCGTCACCGACAAACCGCTATATGACCTAGGTATGACCAACATGGTCGAAGAAACACTAGGCAGCATCGGCATAAAAAGCCAAATTTTCTATGACGTAGAACCCGACCCATCATTGGATACAGTCCAGCGCGGGGTGGCGATGATGCAGCAGTTTCAGCCAGATGTGATCATCGCTATCGGCGGCGGTTCGCCGATGGACGCGGCCAAGATTATGTGGCTAATGTACGAGCATCCCGACATCGCTTTTGACGGCTTAGCAATGCGATTCATGGATATTCGCAAGCGGGTGTACGAGCTGCCACCGCTGGGTGAAAAAGCAATTCTAGTAGCGGTGCCGACCACATCTGGAACAGGCTCAGAGGTTACGCCGTTTGCCGTAGTCACTGACCGCAAAACTGGCATCAAATATCCGCTGGCCGACTACGCTCTAACGCCGACCATGGCCATTGTTGATCCAGACCTAGTGTCGAACTTGCCAAAGTCGCTGACGGCCTTTGGCGGCGTAGATGCGCTTACCCATGCCCTAGAAGTCTATACCTCTGTGATGGCTTCTGAATTCACTAACGGGCTGGCACTAGAAGCGATTCAGCTAATCTTCAAATATCTGCCTCGGGCCTATAGCAATGGTGCTAATGACCCCGAAGCCAGAGAGAAAATGCACTACGCCTCTACCATTGCGGGTTTGGCGTTCGCCAACGGCTTCCTAGGCATTTGTCACTCGATGGCACATCAACTAGGAGCGACTTTCCACATTCCCCATGGACTGGCAAATGCGCTAATGATCTCTCATGTCATTCGATACAATGCCACTGATGCGCCCTTCAAACAGGCTACCTTCTCGCAGTACAAGTATCCGAATGCGAAGTGGCGCTACGCCCAAGTTGCCGATCATCTGCACCTAGGCGGCACCACCGATGATGAAAAAGTGAATCGACTAATCGGTGCGATCGAGCAGCTCAAGGCGCAGGTAGATATTCCAACTTCAATTTCAGCCGCACTCACCATTCCGGCTGATGAGTTCTATGCTCAAGTAGATGCCATTGCCGATCATGCTTTCGACGATCAGTGTACGCTAGCAAACCCACGCTATCCGCTGATCAGCGACTTGCAACAGCTCATCGTGCAAGCGTACCGAGGAGATTCTCCTTTAGTCGTAGGTGGTTTCACAGAACGCTTTCAAGCAATTGAAGAAGAAACAGAATCTGAGGCAAAAACCGTTGTTTGA
- a CDS encoding bifunctional acetate--CoA ligase family protein/GNAT family N-acetyltransferase: MTSVLSLRSDPAHDVLRTRRQPLDVFFNPQSIALIGATDKPTSVGRRLLWNLIRNPFGGTVYPVNPKRASVLGIKAYHRLGDVPESVDLAIIAVPAPAVPSVIRDCVAAGVRGAIVVSAGFKEVGAVGIALEEEILSLVRASGMRLIGPNCLGVMNPHVGFNGTFASAIANPGNVGFISQSGALCTSILDWSFRENVGFSAFVSVGSMLDVGWGDLINYLGDDPKTDSIVIYMESIGNARAFLSAAREVAFTKPIIVIKAGRTQAAAAAAASHTGALTGSDEVLDAAFRRCGVLRVDTIDDLFNLSEILAKQPRPKGNRLTIVTNAGGPGVLATDALIRNGGELAALSLETQQALDECLPAQWSHHNPIDILGDATPERYQQALEVVAKDPNSDGLLVILTPQAMTDPQRTAEKIQSLRPADGGPMLATWMGQETVQPGEDLLNQAGIFTLSYPDTAARIFTQMWRYSRNLHSLYETPAFAQEIAQAEVAQTLIERVRLDNRTIMTEMESQMVLNAYGIPTVTSQTATTAQAAVDCARFIGYPVVAKLWSQTITHKTDVGGVYLNLKDDQAVLAAFKSIQQAVASVSTEPGAFLGVTVQPMVPTEGYELILGSSIDPQFGPVLLFGLGGELVEVFQDRALGLPPLNTTLARRMMERTQIYKALRGVRGRAAVDLGELEQLLVRFSRLVIEQPWIKEIDINPLRITPVDEELAGQGHRRCAIALDARIILHPPDTLLEALPKPAIRPYPHQYEAQWTLKTGESVMIRPIQPEDEPLIVAFHQTLSDESVYMRYAHMFKLSGRTAHERLTRICFIDYDHEIALVVEAGTGDRREILAVGRLSQLPGTQIVELSMLVSDRHQSQGIGSQLMKMLITVAEQESIDQIVAEILPENIQMQQLCRRHGFAIERHRLGDMVTATLKLPSKSAV, encoded by the coding sequence ATGACTTCTGTACTATCCCTGCGTTCTGATCCGGCTCACGACGTTCTGCGCACGCGCCGTCAACCGTTAGATGTTTTCTTTAATCCTCAGTCGATTGCGCTAATTGGTGCTACTGATAAACCTACTAGTGTTGGTCGTCGGCTACTGTGGAACCTGATTCGTAATCCTTTTGGCGGAACGGTTTATCCAGTGAATCCTAAACGAGCTAGCGTATTGGGGATCAAAGCTTACCATCGCCTAGGTGATGTGCCAGAATCTGTTGATCTAGCGATTATTGCTGTTCCAGCGCCCGCTGTACCCAGTGTAATTCGAGACTGTGTAGCGGCTGGGGTGAGAGGTGCGATTGTTGTTTCGGCCGGGTTCAAGGAAGTCGGCGCGGTGGGGATCGCTTTAGAAGAAGAGATTTTAAGCTTAGTTAGAGCCTCGGGGATGCGACTGATTGGACCAAACTGTTTGGGCGTGATGAATCCTCATGTCGGGTTTAATGGTACGTTTGCAAGTGCGATCGCAAATCCAGGCAACGTTGGTTTTATCAGTCAAAGCGGCGCCCTCTGCACCTCCATACTAGACTGGAGCTTTAGAGAGAATGTTGGCTTCAGCGCGTTTGTATCTGTGGGCTCGATGCTCGATGTGGGCTGGGGAGATCTGATCAACTATCTAGGTGACGATCCTAAGACCGACAGCATCGTAATCTACATGGAATCGATTGGTAACGCCCGGGCGTTTTTATCGGCTGCACGAGAAGTCGCTTTTACGAAGCCAATTATCGTCATTAAAGCAGGCCGTACTCAGGCTGCCGCCGCCGCTGCTGCTTCACACACCGGCGCGCTGACGGGCAGTGATGAAGTATTAGACGCTGCTTTTCGGCGCTGCGGCGTGCTTCGAGTAGATACGATTGATGATTTGTTTAATCTCTCAGAGATTCTAGCCAAGCAGCCTCGGCCGAAGGGCAACCGCCTCACGATTGTCACGAATGCTGGCGGTCCGGGCGTACTTGCTACCGATGCTCTGATTCGCAACGGCGGTGAGCTCGCAGCGCTCTCTCTTGAAACTCAACAGGCCTTAGACGAGTGTTTGCCCGCTCAGTGGAGTCATCACAATCCGATTGATATCTTAGGGGATGCTACGCCCGAGCGCTATCAGCAGGCACTAGAAGTTGTTGCCAAAGATCCGAATAGCGACGGCTTGCTGGTGATTTTGACTCCTCAGGCCATGACCGATCCACAGCGCACTGCCGAAAAGATTCAGTCGCTGCGACCAGCGGATGGCGGTCCGATGCTAGCTACCTGGATGGGACAAGAAACGGTACAGCCAGGAGAAGATTTACTCAACCAAGCGGGTATTTTTACCCTCTCCTATCCGGACACGGCGGCTCGCATTTTTACGCAAATGTGGCGCTACTCTCGCAATCTGCACAGCCTGTATGAAACGCCGGCATTTGCTCAAGAGATCGCTCAAGCAGAGGTCGCCCAAACCTTGATTGAGCGCGTCCGCCTGGACAACAGAACAATAATGACCGAGATGGAATCTCAGATGGTGCTCAATGCCTATGGGATTCCTACTGTAACTAGCCAAACAGCTACGACGGCGCAAGCCGCAGTCGACTGCGCCCGGTTTATCGGCTATCCGGTGGTAGCGAAGCTGTGGTCACAAACCATCACTCACAAAACAGACGTGGGCGGTGTCTACTTAAATTTGAAAGATGATCAGGCAGTACTGGCGGCCTTTAAATCCATTCAGCAAGCTGTAGCCTCAGTTAGTACAGAACCCGGTGCTTTCCTAGGTGTGACAGTGCAGCCGATGGTGCCCACAGAAGGCTATGAGCTAATTCTAGGCAGCAGTATCGATCCCCAGTTTGGTCCTGTCTTGTTGTTTGGCTTGGGCGGTGAGCTGGTAGAAGTCTTTCAAGATCGGGCCCTGGGTCTACCGCCTCTAAACACGACGCTAGCTCGCCGAATGATGGAGCGCACTCAGATATACAAGGCGCTGCGTGGCGTTCGCGGACGGGCTGCGGTGGACTTAGGCGAATTAGAGCAACTGCTGGTGAGATTTAGCCGTTTGGTGATTGAACAGCCTTGGATCAAAGAAATTGACATCAATCCTTTACGGATAACACCCGTTGATGAGGAATTGGCCGGTCAGGGACATCGCCGCTGTGCGATCGCCCTTGATGCTCGCATCATCTTGCACCCTCCCGATACCCTGCTAGAAGCCTTACCCAAGCCGGCTATTCGCCCCTACCCTCACCAGTACGAGGCTCAGTGGACGCTTAAAACAGGAGAATCTGTCATGATTCGCCCGATTCAGCCAGAGGATGAACCGTTGATTGTGGCGTTTCACCAAACACTTTCTGATGAGAGCGTGTATATGCGCTATGCCCATATGTTTAAGCTGAGCGGACGCACAGCTCATGAGCGGCTAACGCGTATTTGCTTTATAGACTACGACCACGAGATAGCGTTGGTGGTAGAAGCCGGTACAGGAGACAGGCGAGAGATTTTAGCAGTCGGTCGGCTCAGCCAGCTACCCGGAACGCAAATAGTCGAGCTATCGATGCTAGTGAGCGATCGCCACCAGAGTCAGGGCATTGGCAGCCAGCTAATGAAAATGTTAATCACAGTAGCTGAACAAGAAAGTATTGATCAGATTGTGGCCGAAATTTTGCCTGAAAACATTCAAATGCAACAGCTCTGCCGTCGCCATGGCTTCGCTATTGAGCGCCATCGTCTGGGCGATATGGTCACGGCTACTTTGAAGCTACCCTCTAAATCTGCTGTCTAA
- a CDS encoding dihydroorotate dehydrogenase-like protein — MDLATTYLGLTLKSPLVVGAAAPLSEELETLKRLEDAGAAAIVLHSVFEEQIHQDSLELNYHLEHGTHSFAESLTYFPEANFSHVEADHYLEHIRKAKESLAIPVIASLNGSSIGGWVDYARDMEQAGADAIELNIYDIPTDLDCTGAMVEEQYLEIVRWVKAQVDLPVAVKLSPFFSSTANMAKRLTEAGANGLVLFNRFYQPDIDIENLDVKPNLLLSSPHELRLPMHWIALLHGRIEVDLAATSGIQTAQDVVRLLMAGAKVTQLVSILLRRDVTYLGRIEQELSCWMEEYEYASVAQLQGTMSQLNCPNPSAFERVQYMKTLQTYHPDWKLREEAVESSEASRSFE, encoded by the coding sequence ATGGACTTAGCAACAACCTATTTAGGCTTAACCTTGAAATCCCCCTTAGTAGTGGGCGCTGCTGCCCCCTTGAGTGAAGAGTTAGAGACTCTCAAACGGCTGGAAGATGCTGGGGCGGCCGCCATTGTTCTCCATTCTGTGTTCGAGGAGCAAATCCATCAAGATTCCTTAGAACTCAACTACCACCTAGAACATGGCACCCATAGCTTTGCCGAGTCGCTTACCTATTTTCCGGAAGCTAATTTCTCTCATGTGGAAGCAGACCACTACCTAGAACACATTCGCAAGGCCAAGGAAAGTTTGGCCATTCCCGTCATCGCCAGTCTTAATGGCTCCTCTATAGGAGGCTGGGTGGACTATGCTCGCGACATGGAGCAGGCAGGGGCTGATGCCATTGAACTCAACATTTACGACATCCCCACCGACCTTGATTGTACCGGGGCTATGGTGGAAGAACAGTATTTGGAGATTGTGCGGTGGGTGAAGGCACAGGTTGACCTGCCAGTGGCAGTCAAACTCAGTCCCTTCTTTAGTAGCACTGCCAATATGGCCAAGCGACTAACGGAGGCGGGAGCTAATGGTCTGGTATTGTTTAATCGGTTTTACCAGCCCGACATTGACATCGAAAACCTAGATGTCAAACCCAATCTACTACTAAGTTCTCCTCATGAACTGCGGCTACCGATGCACTGGATCGCTCTACTCCATGGCCGAATAGAGGTGGATCTAGCGGCCACTAGCGGCATCCAAACCGCCCAGGACGTCGTTCGCCTATTGATGGCGGGGGCTAAGGTCACTCAATTGGTAAGCATTCTATTGCGGCGTGATGTGACTTATTTAGGCCGCATCGAACAGGAGCTAAGCTGTTGGATGGAGGAGTACGAGTACGCTTCTGTGGCCCAGCTACAGGGTACTATGAGCCAGCTAAACTGCCCTAATCCCAGCGCCTTTGAGCGGGTCCAATATATGAAAACCCTACAGACTTATCATCCCGATTGGAAGCTGCGAGAAGAAGCTGTGGAAAGCTCCGAGGCTTCCCGCTCATTCGAGTAG